Within the Platichthys flesus chromosome 16, fPlaFle2.1, whole genome shotgun sequence genome, the region CTTTGGCCTTCTTGGTCCCACAAATGGGACTATGCCATTTCCTACCCCCTTGCAAAATGAATGGGTAGTTTATTCCACTTCCATTTATACCCAGATAACTTATGGCATAGTGTCGGCCATGCATCCAACCCATTGGTGCATGGCAGAGAGTGGACAGAAATGGTGATACCATCTGCAAAGAGAGTAGTAGTAGCACTGTCATACCAAAGTGGGCACAAGTTCTTTTGGGTTACAATgtcaaagagaagaagaaaaatgtagTGTGGCTCTGGCATCCCTTAGTGGATAACATAGTTGATAAATTATAATACAAACCCAGAGAGGAGTAAGGAGGAGAGAACACATTATTTCTTCTATCAACTAAACATCTGACTCCAGACTGGGGATTTTTTTATACACCCGTCTATTGCTGAACTGGGCTGAGTTTAGGACGCCACGCGGGGCCGGGTATGCATTAGTCTTAGTGGCTGAGTAAGGCATCACATGCTCTTTATTGTACATGTCGTTAGTTATCCGCCCGTCCCGTGAGCAGTATGAAGTGGTGGATTTAACGGAAGAGCGGAGATTGTTCGCATCATTACGTGTTTTGATGGGGGGTGCTCCAAGGACCGCTGCAGGTGAAGCTACTGCCAGCTGTTTGTAAATATCAGAGGAACTACGCCCATGGACCagtctgctgctggtgtcatcCCTCAGCGAGTGGCTGAGGAATGGGTTTTCCGAGCCATGGGACGGGTACAGGGATTTGCTCCTCTTGCTCTCCTCCAGGTTGTGGTTAAACATTGATTTGGACCCAGTGCCAAACAGTCTGCCGGAATAGGGACGCATTCCAAAGAGGTTCGCATAGTGCGAGTCAGATGCGGAGTCTAGGAAGCGATCCTTCTCTTTCAGGCTGACACTGCGCGCCGGTCGGCTCAGGTCTACATCCTTGGGTTTTTCTAGCATGATGTTGTCAAAGGAGTGCTGACGACTCAGCCTCAAGCGATTCCTCTTTTGGACATGTGGCCCATCTGTCTGTGGCCAATACAGACCAAACATTTcgtctgtctcctgctgctgttggtgGTGCAAGGTGGGGCTGACCAAGGGATCTGTGAGGAGCTGGTCTTCACTAATGTCATACAGGTTGGCCATGTGGAGGCATGCTTCACACCGATTATAGGGTGAGCGTGaggcagaagctgcagcaggtccAGGAGGTGGGTATGACCCTGCTGGTGGGTAGCTAGCGGTCACTTTGGACAAGCAGGAACGGCAGTGGGTCTGTTTGTACCGATCCATGGATTCATGTGGAGAcaggtttttctctttcaggttGTAGTGTTTGGAGTAAGCTGGGTCTGGTAGAAGATCAGAGTCTGTATGATGCAATGGTGAGGAGTTCAAATGAATGATGGGCTGCTCACACTTCCTGTAGTTGTCACTGTGGTCGGAGTAGATCTCAGGGTATTCCAAATCATCTGCAGCAAGGCCACGACTCTCGCGATAGAGAACGGGGTCTGAATGCAGGCTCATCTCTCGGTCTGAGTCGATAGTGTagattttctctcctcctcctcctctcccagtgTGGTTGGAACTGCCGGGGACCTGCTTAGTCTTTAAGTAGGACAGCTCCAACTCACTGCAATCCCTTGGGTATTTTGATGCCacagctcttttttttaagttgtccTTGGGTTTCAGGTGCTTGTTGTTTTCTGGGTCCTTGTAGGAGGCTGCCCGACTGGAGCAGTCGGAGATGTCAGAGTGGGCTGCTTCCTCTGGGAGGTAGCGCTGCGTCTTCATCGACATGCGTGGATCTGGCATCAGCATGTCAGGCATTGGAGGGGGGCCAGGTGGGGCCGAACGTAGCGTGTCCACCGACTTCTTCCACAGGGTCCGTGGCGGCTTGGCATTTGTCTGGACTGAATCAGCACTCACTGCCACCTCTACTGAGTTGGGATTGGCATCGTTGAGGGTCAGAGGATGCTGGCCTCCCTGGAAGATGTAGTTGTTAAGGTGGTCTTTGTGGCGGTTGGCAAGATAAGCCTGCAGGTCACCAGTGTCCCCATAGATCATATCTTTGGGAGCATAGCTTCGGTTGTCAGCATAGATGAAGTTGCCCTTCTCTGCCATCATGTCCATGATCATTGGGCCAGCAGAGTGCATGAACTCACGTTTGGGTGAGTTCAAGCGAGACCCTGCCAGGTTAGACATGTTGGTCATCTGTTTGGCTGACTTTATTAGCTTAAGCATTTTGTCTTGAGGGCTAAAGTCCATAtccgtcttcttcttcatgtcgATGTGGACTCCATGGATACAACTCCAGATACCCTGCATGGTGACATATGGATGAACAAGTGGAATGGCGGGGGGAAGAGGGGAAGCCAAATAAAATATGACCAGGGGTAATGGGAGAAAATGGGAGGAAAAGGGACAATGGAACATAATGAAGAATTgacagagaaatggagagagacaaatagaaaaattaTTACTTATTTACTCTGGACAAACATATTCGTACTTTGtatgttttattgaaatgtattatataaatattaagtgTTAAATTGGTAGTGACTTATTAACACATACTTGAAAGAGTATTAACAAAAGCTGTCTTTCTATGTTCTCTGAAACATAAGCTACTTGTTAGACCTTCGACTTTGTGAAATTGTTTCTTCGTAACAACCATGTATGATTGAATTAAGACGAAAGCGTAGTAAGAACGACAGAACAATTCCATGAGTGCTTAAGTGGAAGGTATTAAATATTAATCATGTAGACGCcaagacaacaaaacacacacagactattgCAAGAGAAAAATGATCATGAAACAGTATTGAGCACCACTGCCAGCTCAGTCCAAAATCATAACCCAAAATATCCGGTGTGCTGTATTTTGTAAAGGGGACAAGCAGCCAACATGTGATGCAACGCAATGCAAGTCATTCAGCGGCTTCATCGATTTCACAACTATAAAACCTGAAAACCTCTATTTTGAGATTACACCAACTAAAGCGAATCCAAACTTAGTAacgtaaataaaaaataaataaaactgagtcTGGTAACAAAGCCTCTCATGATTTGATGCTGCAGGCTTACCTATCCTGCAGCGCTCACAAATCCTTTGTGAAAGAATAACAGTAAACAGCAAAAATTACCATCACTTAGATTGTGagggaaattaaataaattatggGCTTTTTCTCTGAGCTAAAAACTAAATAGGAGCTGCCAATCTCATGTCTGAACGCTCGTTCTGTGGTTtctcagaaacacaacagcaaattatttttcttttaatcttgTTAACAAATTTAAATTAGCTTCTTGGTTCAGCTCACGCTTTTGTGATTGGTACGGAGCCCCATGGAGTCCAAACAGATGACCCACAAGGTCACTATTACCACGTGGAAACAAGTTAAGTGTATGTGCAGCAAATGATTCCTGCTGATGACAATTCTGTGTCTCCATACAAGAGCAGCATCATTATGTGACACAAAACACTTGATTAGCCGAGTTCTCTCCATCACTGTAGCTCTGTGCCTCTGGAATAGTCATCTGAATTTGTGTTAAATCATCTTGTGCGCACAAGGTAAAACATACCTGCCGGGAATCGAGGGGCTCGGTACACAGGCCATTAAGGATGTGTGTCGCCCTCAGTTTCCCTCTCGTCAACACCCGctcttttaacttttaacaaaCAGTCACACTTTGCCCCCCAAAGCAGTGCAGAGACTCTGCAGTGCATTTAGAGATGCACGTCCATGTCTTTGGTTCTCACACACAACAAGGGAGAAAGCTGACCTTTCAGTAGAGTGAGAGAGAATAGATTGATTTAGCGTGGGGTGATTTCACCCCCcctcaaaaaaaaacatgctgcaATTAGGATCTATTTTTGTCTACATTCAGGGCTGCCTCGTGATCCCCCCCCCTGCTTCCATCCCCAGCcccgctctcctctcctccgtgcAGCCTCCCCCCCTTTGTTTCCCTCAGTTAACTTTAGCAGTTGCTCTCTTTCTCAGCCTGCTTCGTCATGTGCTTGCTTGTTCCgcttctctttttctgtgcATAGAAAACAGAACTAAAATAGGCCCGTCTGACCCCAATAATGCAGAATTACTGCCAGCTATAGTTGCACTGCTTTACAGTTTTCAACGGACAGTCCAGAAGTTAACACAGCCATTTACTGGCCTGCTTCTGTTGGGCCAGTTTCAAGATTGTTCCAAAGAAAGTCTTGTTTTCATTAAAGATTGATTTCTATGTTAAGCAAAGCGTTTGTTCTCCCAAACCACAGAGCAGCTTGCACATGGCCTGTAGAACATATCTACCATCGCCTCCTGCTCCAAAACCAGTACTTACCCGACTGATGGAGAAAAGAAGCCCAGGCGTGCCGGAGCAGACCCCGGTGAAGCAATATCTGAGCCTCCAGTAGAAGAGATGCTCAGAGACAAAGGTGATGAGCGACAGCCCCATGGCCGTGGCCAGCATGTAGAAGACCCCAGCCATGTTGTCCACATCTAGCTGACTGGACATCACCTCGTTCTTCTCGTTGTGGCAAATACCCGTCAGCCACTGGGCTTCTAGTTCCTCCATCTCACCTGAAAGGCAGaagaacagaggcagagagagactcAAATGCTTTACTGAAAGGCCCTTTCGAGTTTGAAATCAATGAATGTTAGGCTCAAAGATAATATCCAAGTTTATTCGCTGATACTGCATCATATCAGGGACCTGTGACCCGGACCCAGGTCTCTGGACTTTTTTGTCAGTAACTTGTTTGCTTCCCCCACaggaacaacacagcaggaggttggAGAAGGTCTGAAGATATTCTGGTGGCTCCCTAGAGATCAGTTCatgactgaaagcagcttaattcTGGTTTTAAATATACTGATGGTGTCTCTCCATTGAAAGCATGTGACGTAGGAGATGCTGTACTTATGTATTTTTCAGTTATTAGTCACATAAGATATCTATATAGTAAGATAAAAAACAGTATGTCAGCTTCCATAGGTTAAATGTTAACACATCCCTTTAAGTAAGTGGTTTTCCGTGAGCTTtggtttaaaatacatttctttgagCATCACCAAGTGGGgcatcacccccccacccccccaccccccccacactcacaccAAGCTGCCTGATGGAGCCAAGAGATTGTTTCTTTATTGTTAATGAAAAGGAAAGTAGGAAGCAACAAAGACCTTATCTTTTCTCATTCCTCACCCTGTGTCCCCTTCCTTTCCTTCTGTCCCCCAACCCAAACACCCACCCCCACCCGCACCCCCTCTACGGCTTCCTCTGTGACATTTGGCGCGTGGCTAATCCAATCTGTGTCATTCAGGGCTGGATAACTAAGGCTGCTAGTGGGGAAGGACAAATATCATGGCGGTGTTCAGCTGGATGTCTCGGGGGCTGCAGACGCACTAAGACATCATTAACCCTTTAGGACGAATGAGGGGAATTTGTCTCGGGTCGGATTTACCCAATAGAAAAGACGTTGATAGATACGTCTTTGTTTAGAGATGACAAGCTTGTAACTGGCTACAGACGAGAATTAAGATAAATGAGATTTTGAGTTATCAATAGGtcactttgtgtctgtttttcttttgtcttttgcttttttaaagtaGAGTGCATTCAAGGGGAAAGCTGTGGGGAGCTGCCACTGTCTGCAATGTTTCCCTGAGTCTGTGGGGAGGAAGTATTGCTGAAATTTAAATTCGGATCTCTTTTCAGGGGCCCGGGCAGCTCAGGCAATAGTCTGGTGACCAGTCAGCTGGAACACAGGAAGTTTCTGAGGGTAATCCATACTATTCGGGGGGCTTtggaagaaggaagagaaaaacacatattttaaaatgtagcATGGATTAGCTCAAGCTCTCAAGTGGTGTAGATAATGGACGGGCGGACGGACGGATGGACTGACAGATGTTACAATGTGTGAGTGCAGCAActaaactttttaaaactccatcTTCTCCATGACCTCATTATGAGCCGCAAACACGAAATCCATCCCTGTCTTTgacatttctttaaatgtgtttctgtacTTTGAACTTCCTGACCCAGACTGGATGATATAAACAAACCTGCCACTCTGTCAAACTGTATGAATTTGGACTCGGGCCACTGCTCCAATATGAAGGAGTTGGATCAAGATGGTGCTGTCACAAACTAGGATTTACAAGTGGAACAGAAAGTACAACGTCTGTGCGATTGCCAAAAACGGTAACGGTAAGATGACGCAATATAACAAACTATTCTcttagtttattttttcaaaccctcacagagaaaatgtgacctccagctgtttgtctctgtccgtCCGTCTCCGTCCGTGTCCCCCACCTTCCTCCACTCGTCCCCGAGCGCATCTTCTCcccgtctcctccctgtctgtgCGAAGCCATATGCTCTCCACCCACATTGTGTCTATCTGATCAAGTAGCATCTGCCAGGACTCCCAGTCACTGTCATCCATCAAGGACCTGGcctcctctcactcctcatctccctctccctcttcctcacccacccTCCATCTGAGGCACTCTTCCATCGTCTCTCCGCTCGTAGCCGCGCTCTCTGCCCCGTCCTCTCGTTGACCTCACTCTGgacatcacacactcacaccgtCCCTCAGCTTTTATATCTCTTTCAGCACTTTCCCACTCAATCTgttccctcactctctcctcatctctctctctcacacactcttaACAGTTCATTTATCTCTTTTTCCCttgctctccctcttttttcacTCGCTCTCTCCTCGTCCTTCATGATTTTAATCCTATATTTaagataaatacataaatataaggTGTTTTTATCATGATGAATATTTGTACGATTTAAGTAAACTGAATACACTGCAGGGACTGAATTAAATATTAccagagctgttttcagacatgacctgcaggtaaaatccTTGGAATTGGATTTGGAGTTTACCCCCagtttcacacatgcacagcacagcaggaggttttctgcacagacgcgttcacaacagcaacaaatcctctgcagtcttcaggcgagaggtggagcagccggctgTAGCAGGCGGAGGCAGGAAGCGTCGggtcttatcaccacaaactctcttgacatcatCGTCGGTGTCTTCCACGTGCGTGGTACTGCTTTTTCACCTggagatatttgtttaatttttgtttatatCATCTCTGCGTCTATCTTGTGACTTGTGTCTTCGGTTCATGGTGAATCCTGCTTGTTTctcgacttctcctggatttccaCTGACATTTTACCAGGAGGCCAGGAGGGGCAATACCACAGAAACTGCTTTGtgtctcactcggacatttgcgttcacacatgcaccttctCTGGGAGTTCAGTACCTGTGCTTATTAGAATAGTCATGgtttactttattttgtctCGTTACAATATTTTTAAATTCCCCTGTTCACATTTGCATTGAGCAACTCTGCTCAAAAAGCTACAGGTATAAAGTGACAGGATGAGATTAATGATCAGGAGAAgaacacaaagcaaaacataaacactgagTCGGATCTTTGTCAAAAGTTGCCCAGTCGTGAAATATGATGGAGTGCAGCCTGCGTGCTCTGCAGCTCCGATAAGATTCGGTTAGAGAGGATTCTTGTGACACCAATGCTCATTTAATCAACTTCAGTGCACTTAATGTGAGTGGCTGCAAACACTCGAATCAGCAAAATGCTTTTgatgtaaaatgcaaatgaatCTGTCACTGGAGCTGTCTCACTTTCTCCGTGTTTTGCAGTGGGAAATAGTTTATGTAAGAACTTGGAGCTACTGTAATAAAGGAATGTGGTGAGTCAGATAGAGCaatgggaacacacacacacaaacaaccaaacactcacacactcacacaaatatcTGGTGCTGCAGAGAGGAATACATTAGAATAACTTACACACTTTGCCCTCTGTTTAGAGCAGCCTTTTGTGTCCAGAATAACATCAAAGCACTATTTATACTTCACTGCTTTTTCATTTGTGCTGTCAGCAGACACGGCAGgagatatatgtgtgtgtctgtatgtgtgtgtgtgtgagagagagagagagatagagatagagatagagagagagagtgtgcagGTACCTGTCCCTGCATTATAATGGTGGTAAAGAATACTGTTACCTTTTTCCTTCAGGATTTGCACTTTGATTTTGTATACAAGAACacagtgtatgtgagtgtgtgtgtgtgtgcgtgtgtgtgtgtttgtgtgggtgtgggtgttttTCTCACCATCTCCGATAATGGCCAGGATAGCCAGGTCCACCTGTCGTTTCCAGTAGGAGCCTTTCTGTAGAGCAATGCCGTAGCCAGTAGTAGCAAAGATGTACCTGGCCAcaagcacgtacacacacacacacacacacacacacacacacacacacgcaacaggTATTTTAACCTTTATTTCGGTGCACGGTGTCACTGCGTGGGAAGATATCTTAGAGGAGATACCTCATGCATAATGATGCACGTAAATGTCATGACCTGGAACTGTGGGTCAAAGACGCTCAGTTGAAATCACTACAGGAGATTACAGCCGCTCTAACGACTGCTGTCTACTCTATACCTAACTTTAATCTCAATTTTAACCAGTTTAACATTTCCTATTTTGATTTCTTCTGGAATGAAAATGTGGGGAAATTAAATCAAAGGTCAGCTGTTGTTCTCAGTTGgaaaccaaacaacaaaaacaaacatttaggaCAGACGGACAACTTGCCTTTGTGCTAGAAGATCAATACCACTCTCATGTTCGGTAGGGAATATGAGCAGCTGGTTGGTGCGGTGGCCgagagagctcaacgcactgcaaatGAAGACGGGAGCCAACTTGGAAAACACCTTCATCAATTTGACGACACCCTgcgctgcaaaaagtcacaacacatgcaaatatagAGACGCGCTGCAAATAGCGGAAACGACCCCAGAAATGTGTCCAGGGGACCAGAAAGAGGGATGAACCTGGAGCTCAATGCTTCAGTGAAGCCATTGAAGCCTGCTCCTTGTCACAGGGGAGGGAACAGGCGGGTTCATCACTTTTCCGGGTCCCTTGGAAACATTTTTTTGTCGCCCGCATGTGTCGTCAAATTGATGAAGtcgtttttttttactatttgcATGTGTTCTCTTGATTTGCAGTGCGTTGAGATCTCTCGTCACCTGAGGTCAGAGTACCTTTAGCATCAAGGCCGGAAGCAGCTAAGTGTGACAGCCATAgaatatgtatataaagataaaggGACAAAATGATGActcccccaaaagtgaagccaaagtgtctctattgccccctggtggctggctgtggtaTAGGTTGTAGTTCTGTCACACTGATGAGCTTTTGGGTTTAAGTTATTATTAAATAAGTATCAGGGATACAGAGGCTTCACATCTGGAaagtgttgtccatctttatattcagtctatggtgAGAACAACACGTTCAGTGATTGTTTCTGTTCAGGACCAGTAAATAAAGTGAATAAGTTAATTTCCAGAATTGTTAACTGTCTTTTCAACTGTCTTGAATCTACATGCATCCTTGCAGTGGAACCATCAAAAATGAACATAGAAAAACCCTTTACACAACTTACATAGTGGTTTCGGATCTAACAACTTCTGGATCACATGATGGCGTGCAGACAATCCACACTGAAAGAGCATTTCTAAGGAATTAGAGCTTAGTTACCCGCTGCCAATGGTCACCAGCTTACACCCTTCATCTCTGCCCGCCATGTAGTTCAACACTGCAGCATCGTAGATGAAGGCATCCAGTTTACTgcaaaggaggaagaggaaagaagaggagaacaaacgGAGTGAGGGGATGAAGATAAAGCAAGAGGGGTTTCGAGTGGTTTTCTTTGGAGAAGGCGAGTGAGGAATgcacatgcagagacacagagaagaaaagggCGTTCAGTTTGTTCAGAATGTTGCTTGTTTGTGGATCAATTCTAAATCGTGTTAAATCATCTCCAATAGAGCGGCAGCCCGAGTGTAActgaacacacagaggacaccaagggggggggggggggcttgacaCAGCACGCCTCACCGGCCACAGGACCTTGGAGGCAAATGACGACATAAACAAACtttagacagacacaaacatttacactgtcactttctctctctgcctctgtccagacacacacacacacacaaacagacacacacacaaacagacacacactcacatacaaacacaaggaGGTTGCGAAGTAGAACCTTAAAGATCCCAGACTCAGACTGACATTTTCCAATGTAAGTGATGCCGTCATTAAGGCCTGCTCCCTCACACGTTCAGAACTTCAgaacacatttatacacaaacacacgcacacacacacacagacacatacatggAACCCTGCTAATAGTGCAGTGACTGGCTGGCATTTACTGAATGTCAGATCCAGCCCTAACGGAGGCTCACAGCCGATAGTTTAGCTGTGTAATTAGCTTAACCCATCACTGGCTCCATCCACACGCAGACTGTGTGTCCAAACTTGTGGAGAACCAGGCATgctcatttgtgtgtatgtgattgtgCAGATGTGGCTGTG harbors:
- the grin2aa gene encoding glutamate receptor ionotropic, NMDA 2A, with translation MKWFGRMSLSSKRSKRRSRRSSSWSSSSGRNSALLFLALLVVVTLFADPVVAQKQRTGGASDKVPVLNIAVILGRTRYISERDIRALWSKEDPIDVNVVTLLVNETDPKSIITHMCDLMSGTKMHGVVFGDGTDQEAIAQILDFISTQALIPILGIHGGSSMIMADKDTKSTFFQFGASIQQEALLMLNIMEEYDWHIFSIVTSKFPGYQEFINILKTTVDNSFVGWDLQNIIVLDAVEEDSRSQIMLKKVQSPVVLLYCSKDEAVYILDEARSLGLTGFGYIWIVPSLTTGNPEITPEDFPSGMISVSYDDWDYPLEARVRDGLGIITSAAAAMLEEYGDIPEARTSCYGPMEKASKLPPSALHKYMMNVTWDGRDLSFTEDGYQEFPKLVVIVLNKEREWEKMGKLDNRSLTLKYPVWPRFNSFGDAELDDNHLSIVTLEEKPFVIVEDVERLTGTCMRNSVPCRKHIKERNTTEAGGTYIKKCCKGFCIDILKKIAVYVKFTYDLYLVTNGKHGKKINNVWNGMVGEVVYKKAVMAVGSLTINEERSEVIDFSVPFVETGISVMVSRSNGTVSPSAFLEPFSASVWVMMFVMLLLVTAMAVFMFEYISPLGFNRNLAQGKDPHGPSFTMGKAVWLLWGLVFNNSVPVQNPKGTTSKFIVSVWAFFAVIFLASYTANLAAFMIQEEFVDQVTGLSDNKFQNPYAYSPPFRFGTVPNGSTERNIRKNYPAMHQYMVKYHQTGVVDAQHQLKTGKLDAFIYDAAVLNYMAGRDEGCKLVTIGSGYIFATTGYGIALQKGSYWKRQVDLAILAIIGDGEMEELEAQWLTGICHNEKNEVMSSQLDVDNMAGVFYMLATAMGLSLITFVSEHLFYWRLRYCFTGVCSGTPGLLFSISRGIWSCIHGVHIDMKKKTDMDFSPQDKMLKLIKSAKQMTNMSNLAGSRLNSPKREFMHSAGPMIMDMMAEKGNFIYADNRSYAPKDMIYGDTGDLQAYLANRHKDHLNNYIFQGGQHPLTLNDANPNSVEVAVSADSVQTNAKPPRTLWKKSVDTLRSAPPGPPPMPDMLMPDPRMSMKTQRYLPEEAAHSDISDCSSRAASYKDPENNKHLKPKDNLKKRAVASKYPRDCSELELSYLKTKQVPGSSNHTGRGGGGEKIYTIDSDREMSLHSDPVLYRESRGLAADDLEYPEIYSDHSDNYRKCEQPIIHLNSSPLHHTDSDLLPDPAYSKHYNLKEKNLSPHESMDRYKQTHCRSCLSKVTASYPPAGSYPPPGPAAASASRSPYNRCEACLHMANLYDISEDQLLTDPLVSPTLHHQQQQETDEMFGLYWPQTDGPHVQKRNRLRLSRQHSFDNIMLEKPKDVDLSRPARSVSLKEKDRFLDSASDSHYANLFGMRPYSGRLFGTGSKSMFNHNLEESKRSKSLYPSHGSENPFLSHSLRDDTSSRLVHGRSSSDIYKQLAVASPAAVLGAPPIKTRNDANNLRSSVKSTTSYCSRDGRITNDMYNKEHVMPYSATKTNAYPAPRGVLNSAQFSNRRVYKKIPSLESDV